A genomic stretch from Vicinamibacterales bacterium includes:
- a CDS encoding MATE family efflux transporter: MTDTTRPTKTFDRRIIEGPLGLAVWRLAWPTMLQNMIGGLQGVIDQAMVGNYVGHIGNAAIGVSMQIFILVIVFVASIFTGMGVLVARFAGAGDHDRVNRSVYQAFVVSLALAFGVLAPFGYYFAPSLLRLINAAPEVQLEALPYIRIMFVFSIGMLMFFLFSGALRAAGDAKTPMRLGILMTALNVILSVALIRGVGPIPSFGTRGAAMGTVIASGVVGLVFLYLLASNRLVIQFSGTMTYKPDLRIIRSLFRFGLPAGFQGIVMNIGGLMMLRFIGGLSVSAEAQAAYSVGYTQLFSFITWTSVGLMGAASAMAGQNLGAARPQRSARSARVAAGYGLGLASVIGAAFVLVPEALLAVFGMTDGPVLVLGRQLLGYLAISGLFVTVAMTFTGALQGTGDTRGPLYISILSQVIIPVGLCFIVQSIRGLEASDIWLAIVFGHVTRCVLSVLRFQQGKWRNIRVDIDPTPA, translated from the coding sequence ATGACCGACACGACAAGACCCACGAAAACGTTCGATCGACGGATCATTGAGGGACCGCTCGGTCTCGCCGTGTGGCGACTCGCTTGGCCGACGATGTTACAGAACATGATTGGTGGACTCCAAGGCGTCATCGATCAAGCGATGGTCGGAAACTACGTGGGTCATATCGGCAATGCTGCGATCGGTGTCAGTATGCAGATCTTTATCCTGGTCATTGTCTTTGTGGCTTCGATCTTTACTGGAATGGGAGTGTTGGTAGCCCGTTTTGCAGGTGCCGGTGACCACGACAGAGTTAACCGTTCGGTATACCAGGCGTTTGTTGTTTCACTCGCGCTAGCTTTCGGCGTCCTTGCTCCCTTCGGCTATTACTTCGCTCCATCGCTGCTACGTCTCATTAATGCGGCACCTGAGGTGCAGCTAGAGGCACTGCCGTATATCCGGATCATGTTTGTCTTCAGTATTGGGATGCTCATGTTTTTCCTTTTTAGTGGGGCATTACGTGCTGCAGGTGATGCGAAGACCCCGATGCGACTTGGAATCCTAATGACTGCGCTCAACGTAATCCTCAGTGTCGCGTTAATCCGGGGTGTTGGTCCAATCCCGTCGTTCGGTACGCGTGGTGCAGCGATGGGCACGGTGATCGCGAGTGGCGTAGTGGGTCTAGTGTTTCTATATTTGCTCGCATCGAACCGCCTAGTCATCCAATTTTCTGGCACGATGACCTACAAACCCGACCTTAGGATCATCCGCTCACTCTTCAGGTTTGGACTGCCTGCTGGTTTTCAGGGGATTGTAATGAACATCGGCGGTCTGATGATGCTCCGGTTTATCGGTGGTTTGAGCGTCAGTGCTGAGGCGCAAGCTGCCTATTCGGTTGGTTATACGCAGCTCTTTTCGTTCATCACCTGGACGTCAGTGGGGTTAATGGGAGCGGCATCAGCTATGGCTGGTCAAAACCTAGGGGCTGCCCGACCGCAGCGCAGCGCTCGGTCCGCGCGGGTCGCCGCTGGTTATGGTCTTGGTTTAGCGAGTGTCATTGGTGCGGCGTTTGTCTTAGTTCCCGAAGCACTCCTGGCGGTGTTCGGCATGACTGACGGGCCGGTGTTGGTGTTAGGTCGGCAACTCCTTGGCTATTTGGCAATTTCTGGGCTTTTCGTCACAGTGGCGATGACTTTTACTGGTGCGTTACAGGGCACCGGTGACACGAGAGGACCACTTTACATCTCGATTCTGTCGCAGGTCATCATACCGGTTGGGCTTTGTTTCATCGTTCAATCGATTCGAGGACTTGAGGCAAGTGACATTTGGCTGGCGATCGTGTTTGGACACGTGACCCGCTGTGTATTGAGCGTCTTGCGATTTCAGCAGGGCAAGTGGCGCAATATCCGAGTTGACATTGACCCAACCCCCGCTTAG
- a CDS encoding DsrE family protein, with protein sequence MMKQRTGMMRILGMFAMNLAVGLLVAGPVDAQNTRNDLHDGPLIEGFGRHVDLPNADFVMRTDDNIYKVAFEIFQPLNAPERPHMRLEAAARFMNMHAHAGIPQENLQVKLVLHGGGTRAAMTNEAYQERYEMDNPSLPLLEALSDAGVEIFLCEQSRVLSGLDANEVSAPVKSALSAMTAVVTLQADGYQFLTY encoded by the coding sequence ATGATGAAACAACGGACCGGAATGATGAGAATTCTGGGTATGTTTGCGATGAACCTAGCTGTGGGGTTGCTCGTGGCCGGACCAGTCGACGCACAGAACACCCGCAACGACCTGCACGATGGTCCGCTCATCGAAGGGTTCGGGCGGCACGTTGACCTACCGAACGCCGATTTCGTCATGCGCACCGACGACAACATCTATAAAGTGGCTTTTGAGATCTTTCAGCCGCTGAACGCTCCAGAACGGCCCCACATGCGTCTAGAGGCAGCCGCACGTTTCATGAACATGCATGCTCATGCCGGGATCCCCCAAGAAAACTTACAAGTGAAACTGGTGTTGCACGGTGGAGGCACGCGGGCGGCAATGACAAACGAGGCGTATCAGGAACGCTACGAGATGGACAACCCAAGCTTGCCGTTACTTGAGGCACTCTCGGATGCCGGAGTCGAGATCTTTCTTTGTGAGCAATCGCGCGTTCTCAGTGGCCTCGATGCCAATGAAGTGTCGGCGCCTGTCAAGAGTGCCTTGTCGGCAATGACCGCCGTCGTAACGTTGCAGGCAGACGGCTATCAGTTCCTGACCTACTAA
- a CDS encoding c-type cytochrome, with product MTQITRRGVATMVVILPLTTALGCSAPSRESVPPAVEVPRIPQTGEFGPASHTYELVGPLVPKTTTMVTAWDLPQNPLSDPALDIRQDADLIRQGFQLFTNTPEATPRFTASGMTCANCHLNQGQRELALPLVGTSGMFPEYNNRAGRNFSLEDRIVGCFYRSQNAVHGPDNGGLAVARSGAVPSPHSVNTDTLVLPNVDSQEVIALAAYLRYLSEGYTPGEDPPWRKKNRILRENLLPIDALDPQRGEAIYTELCVNCHGPEGQGVQVGDKKAGPLWGPRSWNDGAGMARFYTLAGFVRYAMPYLDPGSLSDEDAQHVSAFIISKPRPSYPYKNEDYQVEPLPVDAAFYGLDNAEAVSSHPQQQP from the coding sequence ATGACGCAAATCACAAGACGGGGTGTGGCTACGATGGTAGTCATTCTCCCGCTGACCACCGCGCTTGGATGCTCGGCACCTTCAAGAGAATCGGTTCCTCCTGCTGTCGAAGTACCACGGATACCCCAAACCGGCGAGTTCGGCCCAGCATCTCACACTTACGAACTGGTTGGCCCATTGGTACCGAAGACCACGACGATGGTCACGGCCTGGGACCTCCCCCAGAACCCTCTGTCCGACCCCGCGCTCGACATACGCCAGGACGCCGACCTGATCCGCCAAGGGTTTCAGTTGTTCACCAATACCCCAGAGGCAACGCCTCGCTTTACGGCAAGTGGCATGACATGCGCTAACTGCCACCTGAATCAGGGCCAGCGCGAGTTGGCGTTACCGCTCGTCGGCACATCCGGCATGTTTCCCGAATACAACAACCGCGCAGGCCGAAACTTCAGCTTGGAAGACCGGATTGTGGGATGTTTCTATCGCAGTCAGAACGCTGTGCATGGACCGGATAACGGTGGCCTTGCAGTCGCACGCTCAGGGGCAGTGCCCTCGCCCCACAGTGTTAACACGGACACACTCGTTCTCCCCAACGTTGATTCTCAAGAAGTCATCGCGCTTGCCGCATATCTACGGTATTTGTCTGAGGGCTACACCCCTGGTGAAGACCCTCCGTGGCGAAAAAAGAATCGGATTCTTCGCGAGAACCTTCTGCCAATCGACGCGTTGGACCCACAACGTGGAGAAGCAATCTATACCGAACTGTGCGTGAACTGCCACGGTCCAGAAGGCCAGGGCGTGCAGGTCGGTGATAAGAAGGCGGGACCGTTGTGGGGACCACGGTCGTGGAACGATGGCGCCGGAATGGCCCGTTTCTATACGCTTGCCGGCTTCGTTCGTTACGCGATGCCCTATCTCGACCCTGGTAGCCTCAGCGATGAAGACGCGCAACACGTCTCTGCATTCATTATTTCAAAGCCGCGCCCATCCTATCCGTACAAGAACGAAGACTACCAAGTTGAACCGCTACCGGTCGACGCAGCGTTCTACGGTCTTGACAACGCCGAAGCCGTGTCCAGCCACCCGCAGCAGCAGCCCTAG